One Coleofasciculus chthonoplastes PCC 7420 DNA window includes the following coding sequences:
- a CDS encoding efflux RND transporter permease subunit, producing the protein MKTFLTRWSIKHPVIVAALYIAVLVLSVLSLILLPVRMMPYVESPLVSIVTMAPGSSPTEVETYISKPIEQRLTVLDNVRFIRSSSQQDMSLVTIQFAWGDDINQAVQSVQSIMTAAEGDIELDGLNSRSYWVLPIDPLNRPVLTLALQGDGWDSVQLREFADNTLVDRLTQVPNVQAVSIFGGYRRQLQVVVDRPKLAAYGLSILQVRDAIDANNVSQGAGVLTQGDSEILVRADERALSAADVMDYPVLEQDGQVVYVRDVATVEDTFEERRSGYRYNGEAALAVNVIQKPDSSSPKVIKQVRAELEQIQAEYPGLSFAEAYDNSYLVNIILDSTFQELLISVLLAGVVILIFLEDFRATALIMISIPTSLALSTLPFIPIEMSLNSSTLIGMMMAIGKLVDDSIIVIDSIDRKLREGLRPRQAAIQGTGEVFLASAAASCVMIAALLPTIMAGGLTGLMFVGIVWPMVFAFIASLIVSVTLIPLIAAFVLKPPQNRRQRKTWLQWLLTPVRVGFQKLEQGYGWLLDRCMNNREVTLAIAGAAIVFAIALYPFVPQEMMPLGDSGQFMASLEMEPGTSFAKTDESTYRFEQILLAQPDIDKVSSQTGFELTRNSTYFSGYTMGSVNSASLIVTLKDDRNRDIWEIMDSVEAEARRTIPGLRRIALKEMGVDVMATSAAPIQLAVYGEDLDILHRLAQDVLRIAEDTPGLVMPQTSSALTQPEYQIQVDRRRAEELGMNVRMVAEQARYALTGGFTRRYYNRPNLRQNSILVRYEEEERGTLSNLANTYITTPMGQQVPLKTVATLERHNGPTVIEHINGKRVVYVNGYYRKGGPASMDLSMAIAMRAGMELQFPPGYGIDSMGDMTDMMIEFDRLLKGLVVSLILIYLILVIQFGSFIQPLVMMVSVPLQLVGVFGGLILADQTLSSVSILGIVILSGLSLSAAILLLELILAKREEGVPRDVAIRMAGPVRLKAITMTTCTTVIVIVRLAFFPEIGMDAYSPIATVILGGLLLSTLLTLVVVPVVYSFIDDATEWLKRRERRRRLSRHPDVILGK; encoded by the coding sequence ATCAAAACCTTTCTCACCCGTTGGTCGATTAAGCATCCGGTAATTGTCGCCGCGCTGTACATCGCCGTGCTAGTCCTATCCGTACTGAGTCTAATACTCCTACCGGTGCGGATGATGCCCTACGTGGAAAGTCCATTGGTGTCGATTGTCACCATGGCACCAGGTTCCTCGCCCACAGAAGTTGAAACCTATATCAGTAAGCCTATTGAGCAGCGATTGACGGTGCTGGACAATGTGCGGTTTATTCGCTCTAGTTCCCAGCAAGATATGTCCTTAGTGACGATTCAATTTGCCTGGGGGGATGATATCAATCAAGCGGTGCAATCTGTGCAGAGCATCATGACGGCGGCTGAGGGAGATATTGAACTGGATGGCTTGAACTCCCGCTCCTACTGGGTATTACCGATTGATCCGCTAAACCGTCCGGTGCTGACGTTGGCGCTACAGGGAGATGGCTGGGACTCAGTGCAGTTACGGGAATTTGCGGATAACACCCTGGTTGATCGGCTAACCCAAGTGCCAAATGTCCAGGCTGTGTCCATCTTCGGCGGCTATCGGCGACAGCTTCAGGTGGTAGTCGATCGACCGAAGTTAGCCGCTTACGGGTTATCAATTTTGCAGGTGCGCGATGCAATTGATGCCAATAACGTCAGCCAGGGCGCTGGGGTGCTGACTCAGGGTGACTCGGAAATCCTGGTGCGGGCGGATGAACGGGCGCTGAGTGCGGCGGATGTGATGGATTACCCTGTTTTGGAGCAGGATGGGCAGGTGGTTTACGTCCGAGATGTGGCTACCGTAGAAGATACGTTTGAGGAGCGGCGTAGTGGCTACCGCTACAATGGCGAGGCGGCTTTAGCCGTGAATGTGATCCAGAAGCCGGATTCGAGTTCCCCGAAGGTGATCAAGCAGGTACGGGCAGAATTGGAGCAGATTCAGGCAGAGTATCCGGGTCTGAGTTTTGCAGAAGCTTATGATAACTCCTATTTGGTTAATATTATTCTTGATAGCACCTTCCAAGAACTGCTGATCAGCGTGTTGCTCGCTGGGGTGGTGATTCTGATCTTTTTGGAAGATTTCCGCGCTACGGCGCTGATCATGATCTCCATCCCTACCTCTCTGGCTCTCTCCACCTTGCCTTTTATTCCCATCGAGATGTCCCTGAATTCCTCCACCCTGATTGGGATGATGATGGCAATTGGCAAACTGGTGGATGATTCGATCATCGTCATTGACTCCATTGATCGGAAACTACGGGAAGGGTTACGCCCCAGACAGGCGGCAATTCAGGGAACAGGGGAGGTGTTTCTGGCAAGTGCAGCAGCAAGTTGCGTGATGATTGCAGCACTGTTACCGACAATTATGGCGGGAGGGTTGACAGGACTGATGTTTGTGGGCATCGTGTGGCCCATGGTGTTTGCTTTTATCGCCTCGCTGATTGTGTCGGTAACGCTGATTCCCCTAATTGCCGCATTTGTGCTGAAGCCGCCCCAGAACAGACGCCAACGAAAGACTTGGTTGCAATGGCTGTTGACCCCAGTGCGGGTGGGCTTTCAGAAACTCGAACAGGGCTATGGTTGGCTGCTGGATCGGTGTATGAATAATCGGGAGGTGACGCTGGCGATCGCGGGAGCTGCTATTGTATTTGCGATCGCACTTTATCCGTTTGTGCCTCAAGAAATGATGCCCCTGGGGGATTCGGGCCAGTTTATGGCATCGCTGGAGATGGAACCGGGTACATCTTTTGCTAAGACTGACGAGAGTACCTACCGCTTTGAGCAGATTTTACTCGCCCAACCGGACATCGACAAAGTGTCGTCCCAAACGGGGTTTGAACTGACCCGTAATAGTACCTATTTCAGTGGCTACACGATGGGTAGCGTTAACTCCGCCTCTCTAATTGTCACCCTCAAGGACGATCGCAACCGTGACATCTGGGAAATTATGGATAGCGTCGAAGCTGAAGCCCGCCGGACTATTCCCGGTTTGCGCCGCATCGCCTTAAAGGAGATGGGTGTTGACGTAATGGCGACATCTGCGGCTCCGATTCAGCTTGCGGTGTATGGGGAGGATTTAGACATACTCCATCGTTTAGCCCAAGATGTCCTCCGCATCGCCGAAGATACGCCCGGTTTAGTCATGCCCCAAACCAGTTCAGCCCTAACTCAGCCAGAATATCAGATCCAGGTGGATCGTCGTCGCGCCGAAGAACTGGGGATGAATGTGCGAATGGTGGCAGAACAAGCCCGCTACGCCCTCACAGGTGGCTTTACCCGCCGCTATTACAACCGCCCCAACCTGCGGCAAAATTCGATTCTGGTGCGCTACGAGGAGGAGGAACGTGGCACCTTGAGCAATTTGGCAAATACGTACATTACCACACCGATGGGACAACAGGTTCCTCTAAAGACTGTCGCCACCTTGGAACGACACAATGGTCCTACGGTAATTGAGCATATTAATGGGAAACGGGTGGTATACGTTAACGGCTACTACCGGAAAGGGGGTCCGGCTTCCATGGATTTATCGATGGCGATCGCGATGCGGGCGGGAATGGAGTTACAATTTCCTCCGGGTTATGGTATCGATTCCATGGGTGACATGACCGACATGATGATCGAGTTTGACCGTTTGCTCAAAGGGTTGGTTGTATCACTGATTTTAATTTATTTGATTCTTGTCATTCAATTTGGCTCGTTTATTCAACCTTTGGTGATGATGGTGTCAGTTCCCCTACAATTAGTCGGTGTCTTCGGCGGATTGATTTTGGCGGATCAAACCCTTTCAAGCGTTTCAATTCTGGGCATTGTCATCCTATCCGGTTTGTCTCTATCCGCAGCAATTTTACTACTCGAATTGATCCTGGCGAAACGAGAAGAAGGAGTTCCCCGTGACGTGGCAATCCGCATGGCAGGTCCTGTCCGGTTAAAAGCGATTACCATGACAACCTGTACCACTGTTATCGTAATTGTGCGGCTGGCATTCTTCCCAGAAATCGGTATGGATGCCTATTCCCCCATCGCTACCGTAATTCTAGGGGGGTTGCTACTATCAACCCTGTTAACCTTGGTGGTAGTGCCAGTGGTGTATTCCTTCATCGATGATGCCACCGAATGGCTGAAGCGACGTGAGCGGCGACGTCGCCTGAGCCGACACCCAGATGTCATTCTGGGAAAGTGA
- a CDS encoding FixH family protein: protein MARLENGEEKNAILLISQLFNSISVRILMKKLLLLVLTISVLTTACSSGNQVESELETDAATAPTTETTASPAENNVIITMVSPEDGTVPMGDAEFVVEVIDSATNEPVAVEDLQVDLSMEMEDMEPMTAMTKVEPDTQPGRYKVMTNMGMKGKWMMAVKSTDPAMSGQETFDIEVK, encoded by the coding sequence ATGGCACGTCTGGAAAATGGGGAAGAAAAAAATGCAATCCTTTTGATTTCACAATTGTTCAATTCTATTTCAGTGAGGATTCTGATGAAAAAACTTTTGTTGCTCGTGCTGACAATCAGCGTTTTAACCACCGCTTGCAGTAGTGGTAATCAAGTGGAGAGTGAATTAGAAACGGATGCAGCAACTGCTCCGACAACTGAAACGACGGCATCCCCTGCCGAAAATAACGTAATCATCACCATGGTGTCTCCAGAAGATGGCACTGTACCGATGGGCGATGCAGAATTTGTGGTCGAGGTGATTGATTCCGCCACCAATGAACCCGTAGCCGTGGAGGATCTACAAGTCGATCTGTCTATGGAAATGGAAGACATGGAGCCAATGACAGCCATGACTAAGGTAGAACCTGATACTCAACCTGGACGATACAAGGTGATGACTAACATGGGTATGAAAGGAAAATGGATGATGGCGGTGAAATCGACTGATCCGGCTATGTCTGGACAAGAAACATTTGATATTGAGGTGAAGTAG
- a CDS encoding efflux RND transporter periplasmic adaptor subunit — protein sequence MSLEPPLPHSDLDESRPNAPDPLSENSDHLTSKPDQELRQPSSRKKYGRVLLGLGVFAVLSSSILLITNQIKPTNSMAGMEGHDMSGMSHDDMMQVNGAFNPIPVTVEVVQLGEFEASVSYTGSIMPYQEVVVYPRVAGQLTNYSVYPGDRVKAGQVLAQLDATERSTELAEAQAEADAMETSLRASQVQIEEQTQEIARLQAELDYLQLRQNRFATLVAEGAIAQDDLDIVASEVKAKQAAIRKAQAARARLLAEVDQNRAKVGQARAEVGTATVMQSYTKLQSPISGIIQTRMVDPGVVVQPGMGVLKIGDYSRVRLQANVAQEDAGSIRVGTPIQAQVPGVTDQPLTGEITSIFPQTNNNTRTVTVEAVVDNPQERLLSGQFLDMTILTNRKASTISVPRNAVGEFNGADSVWVIEDNQAQRRQVERGMISGDRMEITQGLKVGDRVITSGDSRLVPNVQVTVVDDTGDPVPMLGESSQDKIEVAIVDPDPTKGFKSGGAELILEVRDPQTQEPLPAKDVAVDVTMPMPNMPPMTTMVELEPTDKPGQFQVKTHFGMAGEWHIKVEVKDPDYAGQTMLKVAVE from the coding sequence ATGTCTCTGGAACCTCCCCTACCCCATTCGGATCTTGACGAGTCTCGCCCCAACGCTCCAGACCCTTTATCTGAAAATTCAGACCATTTAACATCTAAACCAGACCAAGAACTGCGACAGCCGTCTAGCCGCAAAAAATACGGACGGGTTTTATTAGGTCTGGGAGTCTTCGCTGTACTCAGCAGTAGTATCCTCCTGATCACGAATCAAATCAAACCGACTAACTCTATGGCTGGGATGGAAGGTCATGATATGTCGGGAATGTCTCACGATGACATGATGCAGGTGAATGGTGCGTTTAACCCGATTCCGGTGACGGTAGAGGTGGTGCAGCTTGGAGAATTTGAGGCTTCGGTGTCCTACACTGGCTCGATAATGCCTTATCAGGAAGTGGTTGTTTATCCACGGGTTGCCGGACAATTAACCAATTATTCAGTTTATCCCGGCGATCGCGTTAAGGCTGGGCAAGTGTTGGCTCAACTGGATGCAACGGAACGCTCGACGGAATTAGCCGAAGCCCAGGCGGAAGCCGATGCGATGGAAACGTCGTTACGGGCTAGCCAAGTCCAGATTGAAGAACAGACTCAAGAAATTGCCCGCTTGCAAGCCGAACTGGATTATTTACAGCTACGACAAAATCGCTTTGCTACCCTAGTCGCAGAAGGTGCTATTGCTCAAGATGACTTGGATATTGTCGCCTCTGAAGTGAAGGCTAAACAGGCGGCGATTAGGAAAGCCCAAGCAGCACGGGCAAGGTTACTTGCTGAAGTGGATCAAAATCGCGCCAAGGTGGGTCAGGCGCGAGCGGAGGTGGGTACAGCGACGGTAATGCAGAGTTACACGAAATTGCAATCCCCGATTAGTGGCATTATTCAAACTCGTATGGTTGATCCGGGCGTTGTCGTACAGCCCGGTATGGGTGTACTGAAAATCGGCGACTATTCGCGAGTACGACTCCAGGCGAATGTGGCACAGGAGGATGCTGGATCTATCCGCGTTGGTACACCGATTCAAGCCCAGGTGCCAGGGGTAACGGATCAACCTTTAACTGGGGAAATTACCAGTATTTTCCCGCAAACTAACAATAACACCCGCACGGTGACAGTGGAAGCGGTGGTGGATAATCCTCAAGAACGTCTGTTATCCGGACAGTTTTTGGATATGACCATTCTCACGAATCGCAAGGCAAGTACGATATCGGTGCCTCGAAACGCCGTGGGAGAATTCAATGGCGCCGATTCAGTGTGGGTGATTGAGGACAATCAGGCGCAACGGCGTCAGGTTGAGAGGGGGATGATTAGTGGCGATCGCATGGAAATCACCCAGGGACTCAAAGTAGGCGATCGCGTGATTACTTCTGGGGATAGCCGTCTGGTTCCTAATGTTCAAGTGACGGTGGTGGATGACACTGGCGATCCCGTACCGATGCTGGGTGAGAGTAGTCAGGACAAAATTGAAGTTGCGATCGTTGACCCTGATCCTACCAAGGGATTTAAGTCAGGGGGGGCTGAACTCATCCTAGAAGTCCGTGATCCCCAGACTCAAGAACCCTTACCCGCTAAGGATGTGGCGGTAGACGTCACCATGCCTATGCCCAATATGCCGCCAATGACCACAATGGTGGAACTAGAACCAACTGACAAACCCGGGCAGTTCCAGGTCAAAACTCATTTTGGCATGGCGGGAGAGTGGCATATTAAAGTCGAGGTTAAAGACCCCGATTATGCGGGTCAAACTATGCTCAAGGTGGCAGTTGAGTAA
- the rppB gene encoding two-component system sensor histidine kinase RppB: MRQNKLFSQTRGKLALSYAFVMGVILSLLGFGVYEAIAHAHLITLERELKSVAGTLHDSLESKLKQPGQVEPRVRDILPNLCLVEINCSPAQVNGERHRLSAVNQGDYYIQLFDQSGNLVAIAGADPAGLPLVFNLESWQTVSDEEGNTYEQISLSLHTDDQQDWGYLQVGRSVQDINDYMSTVKLILGLGLPIAMILVGVASWGLAGLAMQPIYKSYKQIQQFTADAAHELRTPVAATLATVEAALLMPSLDEKEARNILEIVERQNRRLSQLVADLLFLSRLDRQPSPVLRQRCCLNDLVSDLVEELAALAVAAQITLSSEVRVGISMAAIGDEEQLYRLVSNLMINAIQYTPVEGTVTVILDKSDYHGVIQVKDTGIGIALAEQERIFDRFYRVNSDRSRHTGGSGLGLAIAAAIAQSHHGSLQVQSELGVGSIFTLRLPLVGSSVISSQPT, translated from the coding sequence ATGCGTCAAAATAAGCTATTTAGCCAGACTCGTGGGAAATTGGCACTCTCATACGCTTTCGTCATGGGTGTCATTTTGAGCCTGTTGGGGTTTGGCGTTTATGAAGCGATCGCTCATGCTCATTTAATTACCTTAGAGCGGGAGTTAAAATCCGTAGCTGGGACACTCCATGACAGCCTAGAATCAAAACTCAAGCAACCTGGACAAGTAGAGCCAAGGGTTAGGGATATTTTACCGAATCTTTGTTTAGTGGAGATAAACTGCTCTCCAGCACAGGTAAATGGTGAACGCCACAGGCTCAGCGCTGTGAACCAAGGAGACTACTACATCCAGCTATTTGATCAGTCAGGCAATTTGGTGGCGATCGCAGGGGCTGATCCAGCCGGATTACCCCTCGTGTTCAACCTGGAATCTTGGCAAACTGTATCAGATGAAGAAGGCAATACCTACGAGCAAATTTCCCTATCCCTACATACCGATGATCAGCAGGATTGGGGCTACTTACAGGTAGGGCGTTCTGTGCAAGACATCAACGACTACATGAGTACAGTGAAATTAATTTTGGGATTGGGGTTGCCTATTGCGATGATTCTCGTTGGCGTTGCTAGTTGGGGGTTAGCGGGGTTGGCAATGCAACCCATTTACAAATCCTACAAGCAAATCCAACAATTTACTGCTGATGCGGCTCACGAGTTGCGAACCCCTGTCGCCGCGACACTGGCGACGGTAGAAGCTGCGCTATTGATGCCCAGCTTGGATGAAAAAGAGGCACGAAACATCCTAGAAATTGTTGAACGACAGAATCGGCGGCTGAGTCAGTTGGTTGCGGATTTGCTATTTTTGTCTCGCCTGGATCGGCAACCTTCACCTGTACTACGCCAGAGGTGCTGTCTGAATGACTTAGTGAGCGATTTAGTTGAGGAATTGGCAGCCTTAGCCGTTGCTGCTCAGATCACGCTGAGTTCTGAGGTACGAGTGGGAATTTCGATGGCGGCGATCGGGGATGAGGAACAGCTTTATCGCTTAGTGTCTAATTTAATGATCAATGCCATCCAATATACTCCAGTCGAGGGAACGGTAACAGTTATTTTAGACAAGAGTGACTATCATGGGGTGATCCAGGTTAAAGATACGGGGATTGGCATTGCCCTAGCAGAACAAGAACGGATATTTGATCGCTTCTATCGAGTGAATAGCGATCGCTCTCGTCATACGGGGGGTTCGGGATTGGGGTTGGCAATTGCCGCCGCGATCGCTCAGTCACACCACGGTAGTTTGCAGGTACAGAGTGAATTAGGTGTTGGCAGTATCTTCACCCTGCGATTGCCTTTGGTGGGAAGTTCCGTGATATCTTCTCAACCAACTTGA
- the rppA gene encoding two-component system response regulator RppA: MKVLLVEDEPDLGAAIKRALSLEKYVVDWVVDGTEAWGYLENQEMQYTLAIFDWLLPELSGLELLRRLRANKSSLPVLMLTAKDRLEDRVAGLDAGADDYLVKPFRMAELLARVRALQRRSPQLQPQQLQVGSLTLDCGTRTVYRVAAKGEKQEVPLTNKEYQLLEYFMRHPNQVVTSDQIRNQLWEVSAEPLSNVVAAQIRLLRRKLESIGCAIPIETVHGIGYRLNLSNDASK; this comes from the coding sequence ATGAAAGTGTTGCTAGTTGAAGATGAGCCAGACTTGGGGGCTGCCATTAAGCGAGCGTTAAGTCTAGAAAAGTACGTGGTTGATTGGGTTGTTGACGGTACTGAGGCTTGGGGCTATTTAGAAAACCAGGAAATGCAGTATACGCTGGCTATTTTCGACTGGTTACTACCCGAACTATCGGGATTAGAGCTACTGCGTCGGCTGCGTGCGAACAAAAGTTCCTTGCCAGTTTTAATGCTAACCGCAAAAGACCGCTTGGAAGACCGAGTGGCGGGTTTGGATGCGGGAGCAGATGACTATTTAGTCAAGCCGTTTAGAATGGCAGAGTTGCTCGCCAGAGTTAGAGCACTGCAGCGGCGATCGCCTCAACTCCAACCCCAACAACTTCAGGTGGGAAGCCTGACTCTCGACTGCGGTACCCGAACGGTTTATCGTGTCGCGGCTAAGGGAGAAAAACAGGAGGTGCCGCTGACTAATAAGGAGTACCAGCTTCTAGAGTATTTCATGAGACATCCCAATCAAGTGGTAACTAGCGACCAAATTCGCAATCAGCTCTGGGAAGTGAGTGCAGAACCCCTGAGTAATGTCGTGGCGGCACAAATACGCTTGCTGCGCCGCAAACTTGAATCAATCGGCTGCGCGATTCCGATTGAAACGGTACATGGTATAGGATACCGTCTTAATTTGAGCAACGATGCGTCAAAATAA
- a CDS encoding DUF411 domain-containing protein: MLKRLTSWMHQQSRPLLLSGVAIVGVVGATYLTVGVWGKSTNSQGINSPQSPNPVAATPVSMNGSVWDQETEPLSEPLSVTVYRSPSCGCCGEWIKHLEKHGFQVTDTKTDAMTAIKEKYHVPQDFASCHTAIVNGYVVEGHIPADDIKRLVKQKPDIAGIAVPGMPLGSPGMEAGERKESFAVLAFNRDGEFEVFQEYQSY, translated from the coding sequence ATGCTCAAACGTCTAACATCTTGGATGCATCAACAGTCACGTCCCCTACTCTTATCGGGTGTTGCTATCGTGGGGGTAGTGGGAGCGACTTATTTGACTGTCGGGGTTTGGGGAAAAAGCACCAATAGCCAAGGAATCAATTCTCCTCAATCACCAAATCCTGTTGCGGCTACACCCGTTAGCATGAATGGCAGTGTCTGGGATCAAGAAACTGAACCCCTGTCAGAACCCCTCTCAGTTACCGTGTATCGCAGTCCCTCCTGTGGTTGCTGTGGAGAATGGATTAAACACTTAGAAAAACATGGTTTTCAGGTTACTGATACTAAAACCGACGCAATGACTGCTATTAAAGAAAAATATCACGTACCCCAAGACTTCGCCTCCTGTCACACCGCAATTGTCAATGGCTATGTCGTTGAAGGACATATACCCGCCGATGATATCAAACGTTTAGTTAAGCAAAAGCCGGACATTGCTGGCATTGCTGTACCGGGAATGCCATTGGGAAGTCCCGGAATGGAGGCGGGGGAGAGAAAAGAATCCTTTGCCGTGTTGGCATTTAATCGTGATGGGGAGTTTGAAGTTTTTCAGGAGTATCAGTCTTACTAA
- a CDS encoding multicopper oxidase family protein, protein MSKINRRTFLALSVAGAGVAIGTSCAIGQNSKQTSKSPIAGSSLYQSRDGLLELDLEASSGAVDLGGQQAYLLSYNGQIPAPRLEAKPGDTVRIHFTNNLSQPTNLHYHGLHIPVTGNADNVFLNIEPGERFDYEFTIPQDHPAGTFWYHPHRHGLVAEQLFGGLAGLFIVRGELDDIPEIKAAQEEFLVLQDFALDENGRMLPSNHTSAMTGREGQLITINGQLNPTLSLPANGLLRWRILNASPSRFYRLSLENHPFYLIATEGGSLAEPVEMSELLLTPGQRAEVLVRGDRNSGQYSLQNLPYNRGGMGMMGGRGMMGGRGMMGGRGMMGGRGMMGREDNAPTVLATLNYENAVEPVSLPTKLVSIPTLPEPQQVRRFQLNHGMEPGMGMVFLINGQPYKSDRIDTQVQLNTVEDWEIVNTGMMDHPFHIHTNPFQVISRNGKSEPYPAWTDTVLVARGETVRIRIPFRDFAGKTVYHCHILDHEDLGMMGNLEIRA, encoded by the coding sequence ATGTCAAAGATAAATCGCCGAACGTTTCTGGCTCTAAGTGTAGCTGGAGCTGGGGTGGCTATAGGAACGAGCTGTGCAATCGGACAAAATAGCAAACAAACCTCAAAATCACCAATTGCCGGATCTTCACTGTATCAAAGCCGGGATGGTTTACTAGAGCTTGACTTAGAAGCCAGTTCCGGTGCTGTTGATTTGGGGGGTCAGCAGGCGTATCTTTTAAGTTACAACGGACAGATTCCTGCTCCTCGCCTGGAAGCTAAACCCGGAGATACCGTTCGTATCCACTTCACCAACAATCTCTCCCAACCCACCAATCTGCACTATCACGGATTGCATATTCCGGTTACGGGAAATGCGGATAATGTCTTTCTCAACATTGAGCCAGGAGAAAGATTTGACTATGAGTTTACCATTCCCCAAGACCATCCGGCTGGTACATTTTGGTATCATCCCCATCGTCACGGTTTAGTCGCCGAGCAGCTATTTGGCGGTTTAGCGGGTTTATTCATCGTGCGCGGGGAGTTGGATGACATTCCCGAAATTAAAGCCGCCCAGGAAGAATTTCTGGTTCTCCAAGATTTTGCCCTGGATGAGAACGGGCGAATGTTACCTTCAAACCATACATCAGCGATGACGGGACGGGAAGGACAACTGATCACGATTAATGGTCAGCTTAACCCAACATTATCCCTACCCGCTAATGGCTTACTCCGATGGCGCATCCTTAATGCTTCCCCGTCTCGTTTTTATCGGCTGTCTCTGGAAAATCATCCTTTTTATCTGATTGCTACAGAGGGCGGTTCCTTAGCCGAACCTGTAGAAATGTCAGAATTGCTGCTAACACCTGGACAACGAGCAGAAGTGCTGGTGCGGGGGGATAGAAACTCAGGACAATATTCCTTGCAGAATCTTCCCTACAATCGAGGCGGCATGGGAATGATGGGTGGCAGAGGCATGATGGGTGGCAGAGGCATGATGGGTGGCAGAGGTATGATGGGTGGCAGAGGCATGATGGGGAGAGAGGACAACGCCCCAACCGTGCTAGCGACTCTCAACTACGAGAACGCTGTAGAACCCGTTTCTCTACCTACCAAACTTGTATCCATACCGACGTTACCTGAACCCCAACAGGTGCGACGCTTTCAGCTCAATCACGGGATGGAGCCTGGGATGGGCATGGTGTTTCTAATTAACGGTCAACCTTACAAGAGCGATCGCATTGATACCCAAGTTCAGCTTAATACAGTTGAAGATTGGGAAATTGTGAATACGGGAATGATGGATCATCCCTTTCACATTCACACCAATCCATTCCAAGTCATCAGCCGCAACGGAAAATCAGAACCTTACCCCGCTTGGACAGATACAGTTCTAGTCGCTAGAGGGGAAACTGTCCGCATTCGCATTCCTTTCCGAGATTTTGCAGGTAAAACTGTTTATCATTGTCACATCCTTGATCATGAAGATTTGGGTATGATGGGCAATCTGGAAATTCGGGCGTAA